From the Macaca nemestrina isolate mMacNem1 chromosome 2, mMacNem.hap1, whole genome shotgun sequence genome, the window GACCGGGCGAGCTGCAGAGGCCACTCCTAGGGGCCCAAGTCTCCAGAAGGGCTCCAAAGAATATGCTGCTGAGCTTCCCCAGCGTCACATCCCAGCAGGCAGGCTAGGGACTCCCCGAGCTTTTAAATCCTTGGGATTCTGTCACTAGCTTCCAAAATAGAAAGGGCTGGGCCCTTTGTGAAGGTTTCTCCACACTGCCTATAATTAAGGGTTCTCTAGCAGGGGACTGAGAACCCACCCCCACTGTCATTGTCAGGTCCCAGGCTAATCTCTAATATGGTTTTTCATATGCCGAGCCAGGTTCGAAGACCACCTGAAGGTCTTCCCACACTTGGTGCATTTGAACGGCCTCTCTCGAGTATGAAATCTCTTGTGGCTAATGAGTTGTGAACTCTTGTTGAAAGTTTTCCCACATATGCTGCATTTGTGGCACTTTTTCCCAATGGTTATGTCCTGGAGTCCAGTGAGCCTGGAGCTCTGGTTGCAAGCTTCTTTGCAGTCTTCGAGGGGCATCTCCTCACTTGGTTTTAGCTTCTGTAATCTCAACTTTGTGTCCTGAGAGGAAGACCGCGCAGGTGGGCTACGTTCAGCCTGTGCTGCTCTGGTATGTTTCCTCTGGTGACTGGAAAGGGTATGTCTCCCAATGAACTCTTTCCCACACCACTGACATTTGAAAGGTCTCTCTGTAGAGTGGATCCTCTGATGGTTAACAAGGCGATAGTTTCTATCGTAAGATTTCCCACACAGATTACATTTATAGCGCTTCTCTCCACTGTGTATTCCCTTATGATCTAAAAGGGTTCTTTTACGTGTAAAGGTTTTCCCACATTCTTGACACCAAAAACGTTTCTCACCAGTGAGGATTTTCGGCTCCACACTTGGAGTCTTTTCACTTTCATGGCAATCATACTGTTTTTGAAGAGAGTGAATCCTCTGATGTCGGTAGAGATTGGAACTCCatctgaaggctttcccacactccCTACACTTATAcggcttctctccagtgtgaactctCTGATGGATGAGGAGGAAGGAGTGATTGCGGAAGGCCTTGCCACACTGGCTGCATTTGTAGGGCTCCTCTCTGGAGTGACTGCTCTGAGGAACCTGGAACACTCTGTCCTGACTAAAAGATGCCCCGCCCTCAGGTTTTCTTTTCATGGCATGCTTCTTCTTATGAACAATAAAGGCTGACCTATAGGCAAAGTCCTTCCCACAATCGCTACACTGGTATGGTTTCTCACCTGTGTGAATTCTCTGGTGGTCAACGAGAGTTTTCTTTCTAGTAAAAGTTTTCCCACACTGCTGacacaaaaatgttttctccacAGCGGGGGCACCCTGGGGCTGACTGCACTCAGGAGACTGCCTGAAGCCCTCATGACATTCACCTTGTTTGTAGAATTTTTCCTCCTCATGCAACCTCATATGACGAGTAAAGTTTGATCTCCACCTAAAGGTTTTCCTGCATTTggtacatttatagggtttctccTGGGTGTGAATCCTTTGATGTTCAAGAACATATGACTTACAGTGGAAGGACTTCCTGCACTGGCTGCAGTCAAAGAGTTTCTctccactttggtctcccaaatgATGATCAAACCCTGAGCTGTAGGTGAGAGCTGCCCTATACTGATTCAATTCAAGAAATTTCTTCTTAGCATGGGTTTCTCGGTGCAGACGGTAGGCTGACAGACGTCGGAAAGCTTTCTCACATAAATCGCATTTATAGGGCTTCACTCCAGTGTGAATTTTCTCATGCCGTGCACAGTTGGAACTCCACCGGAAGGCTTTCCCACACACCCTACATTTAAATGCCTTCTCTTGAGTGTGAAGTCTCTGATGATATGCAAGATGGGAGCTATGACTGAAAGTCCTTCCACAGTCACTGCACTTAAATGACACTCCCACCGTGTGAAGACTCTGCCCGTGCTGGTGATGAGAGCTAAGGCTGAAGTCTTTTCCACACACGTCCTTTTTATTCCCTTTCagtccagtatgaattctctgatgtagGCTGAAGCCGCCAATCATGTGTCTGAGCCCCTTCCCATATTTCTTGTAGTCATAGTGGTGTGAACTCATTCTGAAGTGTTTGCCACAGCCATGTTTAAGGGATTCCTTTCTTCCAGAAACTCTCAAATATGTAACATGTTTTAAGTCAAGACTATTACTTCCTGATACTTCAGAGTCTTTTCCTGTCCTGTGACTGAAATTGGTCTCTTCTTTTTTAACTGTTACTTGTATGGGGTTTTCACATTGATTCTTTTGCCTGCTCTTCTGTTGAAAAGATTCTCTGAGCCCAATTCCCTCAGAAACACTTGTCGCAGGACATCCTGATGACACAGCTAAGGTTTCTGCTTCTTCCAAAGGTTCCTGATCTAAGatgaatttgtttgttttaatctggAGGTCATCTcctgacaaaaaataaaacacaagagaATGTACTCTTTTCCCATACTTGGAACTGCAGAAAGCACCAAAGGGCAATAAAATGTCTGGGTGGTGAGGCTTTTGCCTGACTGCCAATACCTTTATAAAATAGTCAAACATAAGGCAAAACATGGAAGATTATCCCAGGTtacagggaagggaggagaaaagcaAGATGGGCAGGGCAGCTAGAGATATGCAGACATCACATCCAGCagggaaataaaaaggattaagAAGAAAGTGTTAAACAGCCAGAGTGGGAGAATCATGGCATTATAGAAAGGTACCCAAAAGCCAAGGGGTGGGGCTCCAAGGAGCACTTGGCTGAAAAGGCTGGAGATCAGCCTATTACAAAAATAaggaccaagaaaagaaagaacaggagTGGGATGAGGGCTCCTAAGAGCAAAAAGGGGTGAGTACAGGAGATTCAGCAAGAGTGCAGGCCATGAGTGAGGAGGAGCATCAGTGAGTGAAAGACAGGAACAGTGAAGCCCTCCAGCAGGCAAGAACTATTATTGAGAGGGCTGCTGGGGAACGGGGACAGGAGAATAGACATGGCTGGAAGTGAATGACCTCTCAGAGGCCAGCCAGGATGAAAGAGACCCAGTGGCCCAAGCACCCTTACCAACACTGTTAAAGATCTTCCTTCTATAACCGAccttaagaaagagaaaagtaaaagcaGGAGAAGCAGGACCTGGCAGGTTCTCTGGAACTCACCTGTAGGGGCAACACCTGCATTCCCCTTAGGCTGAGCTGCCTGCAAATTCAGGCCCCATGGCTCCCTTGCTTCCAACCAGGAGATCAGAGCAGGTTTGGTGAATGGTCCCACTGCAGAAGAGAAGGGAATGGGATGAGAAGAGAGATGGATGACACAGAACTACTCTTCAGGACCTCTGGGCCTGAAGTCCTGGTGGGAAGGTGGGAAAAGCCAGGAAGGCAGGCagcagaagaagggaaggaggccCAGTCATTTCAAATAGCCCTGAGCAGAGATAAGAGAGAATGACAGAAGTTGACCCCAAAAGGATTACTAGAATTTTCCAGAGGTGAGACTCACATGTCTACTTAATTGGCTACATCAGCCAACATTTTTTGAATGTCTAAATGGACTAGGAACTTAAAACATATTACCTTTAATccgttgtttttatttgttttgaaacagggtctcactctgttacccgggctggagtgcagtggcacgatcgtggctcactgcagcctcgtcctcctgggctcaagcaattctccagcctcggcttcccaagtagctgggattacaggcgtacgtACCACAtgcttgtatttttgtattttttgtagagacggagtttcactatgttgcccagactggtctcaaactcctcagctcaagcaatcttcccacctgggcctcccaaagtgctgggattacaggtgtgagctaccacgcccagccacctttaatctttacaataatcCAGAATGGCAGGCattattctccccatttttcAAAAGAGGCTACCAAGGTGCTAGACTAAGTGATCTGGTTAGCAGTTACAGAGCCAGGATCTAAAACCAGGTCAGGTCCCTTTCTATGCAGCAGCACAAAACAACCCAAGgcggcagaaataaagatagatAGAAGCATGAGGATATCGATTACTTACCCAGGAAAGCCATGTTCCTATAATTCTCCAGCATCACATCCCTGTACAGGTTTCTCTGAGCAGAGTCCAGCCACCCCCACTCGTCCTGGGAGAAGGTCACCTCCACATCCTTGAAAGTCATAGTCTGAAAAAACACTGTGCCCTAGAGCTGGTCCACAGCTCCCAGCTTTGAGGtggaaggggagagaaggggaatAAACTGGCTCTTTGTGAATGCAGGATGGACCTGGCAAAGGTGAAAGGGAAGACCATCACCCAGCAGAAGACCTCTGGGCTTGAGGGGGATAATCTGGTCTCTGGAACACAGGTCTTTGGATGCGAGGTTACTAGACAGAGAAACCCAGGATGGGGCAGCTGCACTAACCCATTAGGCAGTGATGTGGGGACATCATGAAGGACCAAATGTCCTGTGGCTCACCTGAAGCTGGGCTGTCAGGGACCTGGGTGGTGTTACCTGGTCTCCTGGGCACCCCTCTCTCTGGAAAAGGGCAGGCATCTGGGCAGCAGGAGTATCTGAAGGAGAAAAAGCCATGAGAGAGTGACTCAGCTCTGGACAGCCCACTGAGAAGCCCACTCTTCCCCCCAGTAGAGGACTCCTGGACCCATGAGCAGGTACAGAATGCTGTTAAATACCTATCTCACATGTCCTCAGTCTACTGGGGCCAGGAAAGGGGTAGTGGGACAGGGGGTGTAATGGGAGAGGAGCAAGCCACATATGGGTTATAGAACGGATGGAGAGGACAGAGAGCTAAGGGCCAGGACAGAAAGAGTTTCACATGAGAGGACAGATGTGAAAAGACAACACTACAGGAAATGCAAGAAGTGTGGCATAAGGCTGGGGTCTTAAGGCCAGGCAGCAAGTACCGGATTGCCCAGCCAGGAAGTCACGTGCTTCTATTTCATAGGGAGGCTCCAGGTGGTCCCCCAGAGCAGAGCTGCTCCTGAGAGGTGAAGCAAGGGACCATATCTGTGCAGATCGCAGGGCTCCTGTACCCATCCAATGCACATCTGGGCTCTGGGCAGGGCCCGGGTCCTGGCAAGAAGAAAATGTTGTGAGAGGATCTTTCTGGGAATCAGAAAGCAAACTCAGAGAAGAGACCACACGACCAATCTCTAAAGGACAAAGGCCAAGGGATAGGTAAGCCAGGTCCTTTATTACTTCCAGGCAAGAAGAACACCCAGGGAGGTAcctccaaccacctcagcctccttgggcTTTAATGAGGGCCCTGGGAGAGTCCAGGTAGAGACAGACTCCAGCTCAACACAAGGAAGCACATGTTAAGTCAGTACAGCACTCTTGTCGGGCCTCATATGACACAGTGCCACCTTCCCATTATCCCTCAGCTCCCACCCCAGGCCTATAACTTAGAAATGAGAGAGAAGGAACTAGTTCTTCAGAATTAAACTCACAATGGTTCACAGTGAAGATATAGTCAAGTAATATCTACTGTCAAGTGCTCCTCTAGGCACTGATGTACAAAGTGAACTCAAAGAGGCAGGCTAGCTCCCAAGTTGTAAACTTGCTTTGAATAATAAAGAGGCAATGCTAATCATGAGAGTCAGCCATGGAACCACAGAAGAAAAAGTCTCCAGTGGAAAAAATGGCAGTGTCCATCTAAGTAGAGACCAACAAAGAGGAAGCGTTTGCCCTGAGACTTCAAATAACTCTGGTCTCTGAGGCAAGGCTGTTTCTCATATAGAAGAGGTGAGTACAGGAAACTACAATTTGAGATTTTCTGGTCCTGTGACCGAGACACTCTCTATAGCGATATGGACAAATCTTAGCCTGAGGCCATTAATCATCTGATACAGAGATACACACTAAAGATGATGAACTGATCACAGTAATTTATCTCccattttttattcttctaataaagggagaatttaaaaaaaagaaatatggaagcACAGCAAAACGAGTTGAAGGACAAACTTTCTCGGGCCCTGGTTTTTCACACTGTGATAATTTTGCTGAACCATAGAACGATTCTGTGACTTTACATGTATCTTAAagcatttctcttcattttgcaAATTTGGGGGGCTTTCTCCCAGCCCCCACTGTCTTCTAAGTACCTTTCAACCAGCTTTCTGCTCATGTGGCAATGTTTTCACgggttttttaaattacatcTAGCTGTAAATGAGCTGAATATAACCAAGCCACGATTTTGTAACTACTGTGTACcttatttccttttataaattattaatcaGGTCCTTTTGAACATTTCATTGTTCtggtaaaaataacaaatgctcttttaaattttttaaaatagtacccCATGTggtgcaaaaatattttctaacagtTTTACCCTGTGTTTATTACCATTTACTGCTGGTAGACCATGTCCTGATGTCttacttgatttaatttttataacaaagtTTCAGGAACAAGTATGTCAAATTTgtttcagaaatctttttttctttctttttcagacgTAGTCtttcatcaggctggagtgcagtggcatgatctcggctcactgcaacctccgcctcccaggttcaagcaattctcctgcctcagcctcccaagcagctgggactacaggcgcacaccactacgcccagctaatttttgttatttttagtagagatgggttttcaccgtgttggtcaggatggtcttgatctcttgacctcatgatctgcccgcctcagcctcccaaagtgctgggattacaggcgtgagccaccgtgcccagccacaactTTCATTTATACATGAATTATGTGTGCagaatcatatatatatgtatatgtatgaatgtgtctgtgtgtgtgtgtgtacatatatatatatatatatatacatatatatatatatatatacacactttttttttttttttttttttgagacggagtgtctttctgttgcccagcctagacTACACTggtgcactctcagctcactgcagcctccaccttccaggttcaagcaattctcctgcctcagcctcctgagtaactgggactataggtgcataccaccacatctggctaatttctgtgcttttagtagaaatggagtttcaccatgttggccaggctagtctcgaacttctgacctcaagtgatccgcctgccttggcctcccaaagtgctagcactACAGGCGTtagtcactgtacctggccagaatcctgtatttttatataaataaaattttaaagaagccttaaaaaactgataaatgcttttttcaaaaactgaaacaaTACAGGAAGCATCAGCTCCCCTGTGCGCAGCAGCAGGACAGGAAGAATGCACTTGAACTGACCGGCTGCCACTCAACCGCCAGGCCTGGGACTGCCAACTCTGCCAGGGCCAGGCATATGATAAGCACTtgaatatttactgaacaaaTTCTCATGATTAGaccatttctgcattttcttcttaATGAAGAGAGGCTCTGAAAGGTACAACTATGTGGCCACAGATGTTGAGGCTGTGGAATGAAGTCTAAAATCGAGGTCTTCCTGTTTCTCAGCCCAGCACTGCCAATCAGCACTCATGTCCATCTTCCCTGCCTCCCATCTCACACACATAGAAAAGATCCTCAAAAACTTACTgagaagggctgggcacagtggtttatgcctataatcccagcattttgtgaggccaaggcagatggatcaccggaggtcaggagtccaagaccagcctgaccaaaatggtaaaaccccatctctactaataatacaaacaaaattagctgggcatggtgtggtacacctcacaaaaaaaaaagggggggggcctTACTGAGAAGGAAGCTACATGGTGCCTGCAGAGCGCTCTTCTGAGTTTTAACATGTACTCTTCCCACTGAGAAGCCAAGAGCCCTAACCCTAAGTGCTGTTCCAACACTCGTCACTTTACAGGGCTACAGTTAGTCTCAAGTCAAATTAGATAATACGTGGAGATGGACTTTGTATACtgtaagccactgtgtccaaAGACTAGttactgggctttttttttttttgagacagggtcttgctgtgtcatccaggctggagtgcagtggtgcaataacgactcactgcagccttgacctatctgggttcaaatgatcctcccacctcagtcccccaagtagctgggactacagtcacatgccaccatttcagctaatttttgtagaaacagggttttgccatgttgcccaggctggtcacgaattcctgcactcaagcaatccgcctaccTTGGACTctaaagtgcttagattacaggtgtgagccaacatgcctggcctaatttttaaattatgtatagaGACAGTGTGTCGGGGGgcggtctccctatgttgcccaggctggcttgaactcctggcctcaaggaattctcccacctcagcctcctaaagtgctggtatgacatgtgtcagccactgcacccagaagTTAGCATTATTTATGGAGACTTGCTGACCCTATCTAGAGCTGATATTCCTCTGGGAAGGTAGGAAAGGATACCTGCTAAAGGGTCCATGGCTCAGGGTCCTGTTCTCAGCTGCTCAGGTACCATGGGAAGAAGGGAAGGCTTCCCCGCACTCCTCTATATTGACAGTTCAGAGGGCCACACCCATCCCCAGACAAGCTGGCTCACCAGCAGGAAGAGTTCCCTGGGCACCACACACTTGCTCACACTCACCCTCCATGATGTCCCATCAAGGTCCCTCTGCAGCTCCTCCAGCAAGGCCACGGCCTCTTCGCCACTCTCAGGATTATGGAGCTGCACCCAAACCCGGAGCTCCCCAGGCAGGATGCTCAGAAACTGTTCCAGCACCAGCAGCTCTAGGATCTGTGCCTTGGAGAGAACGTCAGGCCTCAGCCACCAGCGACAGAGTTCCCGGAGCCGGCTCAGAGTTTCTAGGGGCCCCGAAGACTCATGGTAGCGAAGCTGTCTGAAGAGCTGGCGGAACAGCTCCTGGCCAGGGCGGTTGAGCGTCTGTGGCCTGGCAGCCTGCACTGGAGTATAGCTttcatcctcttcttccttctttattgTCTGAAGCCGCCCTCGCTCCCTCGAAGACTGGGCCTGGGCTGGATAGACAGCATGCCACCTGCCTGGAGGCATCACTCCTGTTCAGGGACTAACCAGAAGAGCACGAGCTAAGTCCACCTTAGACGTGGGTCCTCAGAAGTATCTTCTCAGCACTGCAGTCAACAATGCCATTTGCTGGGACATCAGAAGTCATCGGCAAGTGACTGAAATAACCAGCATTTCTGTGCACGAGGGGATGAGAGAATAAAGTCCATTATACATGGTGCAGTTGGATTCTGCTGGTTGGGATCATCTTTGTATGTATAAGAAGAGCGTTTCCACAGATATATATGCCAGTATCAAGTAGACCAGAGCTAGGTTGTTCCCCACTGGAGTAAGCTAAGAAAATATCCCACAATAAAACATATGCTGAACTTATACATTAAAACTTtgtaaaaaacacaaaaggatGATGAAAAAAGTCAGAGAAGATCTAAACAAATCAACAGACACACCATATGCATGTATGGAAAGATGTGACACAGTAAAGATGTAaattctctccaaattgatctataggtCTAATGCAATTCCTACCAAAATCTCAACaagattttttgtagatatagacaaACTTATGTGGAAAGGCAATGgaattagaatagctaaaattacGATAGGTCAGGCGTgttggctaacacctataatgctagcactttgggaggcagaggtgagcggacagcctgagctcaggagttcgagaccagcctgggcaacatagcgaaaccccatctctactaaacatacaaaaattagccaggcatggtggtgcatgcctggaatcccagctactaggaaggctgaggcagaagaatcacttgaacctgggaggcagaggttgcagtgagccaagatcgtgccactgcactccagcctgggcaacagagcaagagtgtctcaaaacaagaaagcaaacaaacaaaaccaaaaaataattaTGACAAAGAAGAATAAATTGGGAGGGATCAGTCTGAAAACAatctacctgatttcaagacttagaGCTAATCAATTCTATGTAGTACTGGTGGAGGAAGAGGCACTTAggtcaatggaataaaatagaaaaatcagaaacagaaccacaaaagaatgcccaactgattttttaaatatcaagtgTGATTTtgctattatatttaaaaatatctcaaatgAGCAAttcaaaaaccaacaaaaaaaatcctgagaATCCCCTAGTTGATTTTATGACCCAACAATGAGTTACAAATTATAATTTGAAAACTACTAATCCAGCTTCCCACTCAactcttgtatttatttttataattcatcaTAAAATGTGGGGTCCAAGGGTTCAAGCCACTTTCAGGAggtagcactttgtgaggccaaaatgggtggactgcttgagattaggagtttgagaccagcctggccaacatggcgaaactccaggtctacaaaaaacacaaaaaattagctggccatggtggcatgtgcctgtaatcccagccattcgggaagctgaggcatgagaattgcttgagcctgggaggcagaggtttgcagtgagctaagatcgtggcactccactctgcactccagcctgggcaacagagcgagactccatctccaaaaagagACTATTTGGAGTATATTTTGGGCTCTGAAGGAATGTTTGTTTCTTCATACCTGGGGAAGGAGCTTGTGCTACGAATCACATCACTATGTAGAGGAGTCCACGCCTGCGATACACaaaactgattctttttttttccttttttttttaaagacagggtctctttctgctgcccaggctggagtgcagtggtgtgatcatggctcactgcagcctcaaactcctgggctcaagcaatcctcttgcttcagcctccatagtagctgagactacaggcatgtgacaccacagataatttaaaaattatttttagagatggggcctatgttacctcaaactcctggcctcaagtgatcgatcctcccatatcagcctcctaagtagctgggattacaggcatgagccactaagctTGACCTCCAATCAATTTTTGATAAAGATGTAAAAGCAGTTCAAAAGAGGAAGGGTAGTCTTCTCACCAAATGCTGGAGCAATTGGACATCCACAGGCAAAATAAGGAAAACTGACCAAAACCTTGCCTCTTGTACACTTGAATTCAAATGGATCagacttggccgggtgtggtggcttacgcctgtaatcctaccaccttgggaggcctaggcgggtggatcacgaggtcagaagttcgggaccagcctgaccaacatggtgaaacgccgtctctactaaaaatacaaaaaatacaaaaaaaattagctgggcgtgatggcatgcacctgtaattccaggtactcaggaggctgaggcagtagaatcgcttgaacctgggtggtggaggttgcagtgagccaagatcgtaccactgcacaccagcctgggcaacagagtgagaactatTTGCCTCATCCTAGATCCTAAAGGTTTTCTCctgggttcttttttttgagtgagacttctaaaaaaaaaaggatcagatTTAAAGTTAAGCCATAAAACTATACAACTTTTAGAAAACAACCCAggaggctaggcgcagtggcttgtaatcccaccattttgggaggccaaggcagacggatcacgaggtcaagagattgagaccatcctggccaacatgatgaaaccccatctccactaaaaatacaaaaattagctgggcatggtagcgcatgcctgtagtcccagctactcaggaggctgaggcagaagaatcacttgaatccacgaggtggaggttgcagtgagccaagattatgccattgcactccagcctggcaaaagagcgagactccatctcaagaaaaagaacCCAGGAGAAAACCTTTAGGATCTAGGATGAGGCAAATAGTTCTTAGGCTTGATACCTGTGATAttatgatacatatacacattggTTTTTATCCATGGTTCATGGCTCCTAACTCCCATAGCCCTTATTTCCTAAGTGATTAAAACAATAAGCATATCTTTTGTTGAATTATTTGGCCTTTGTCCTTGGTTCctgaagcagctttggaacttcAGAGTGATAAAGGTAAGACAGCCTTTTGTTATAATATTGGTGCGTTTTAGGCCTCAGAAGCAGGACTCAAAAAATAGAACATCTCTCTCTGACCTTTTCTTGCCCTCCTTTCACCTGCTCCTTTTTCTCCCCAAGGCAGGCcatagaaactaaaaatacagtCATCTTCCCCCTTTTCCGTCTTTCTGCTGGCCGTAAATTCTCTGACCTATCATATCTGATTGTAGGTCATAAGACACCCATTTCGGGAGTCCTGCCTCATACTCAGTAAGTCAAAATGCTGCatagagaggccaagaagaatttGAACTAACAGCCTGAGTGTCCCCACTTAGTCTATTAATACGAGATCCAACTCTTTTTGTCCAGTCATGTTTTACATGGTTGTCCAAGCTTCAATCATGCTTATCCAATGAAGTATCCATAAAAGGTCCAAGAGGATGGGGTACAGAGAGCTATGGACAACTGCACTTGTGGAGGCTTGCAGGAAGGCGAACAAGAACTCATTCATGTGCCAGGATAGTGGTGCAACCCAACTCCACAGCAACAAAAGCTCCTGTACCCAGAACACTGCCAGACCTCCCcctatgtatctcttcatctAGTTGTTTattgtatcctttaaaatatcctttataataaattgataaatgtgtttccctgagttttgtGAGCTGCTCTGTCAAATAAATTGAGCAACACAATCAGAAAATTAAtcaacacaacaacaaaataaaacacccGGAAATAAAGCTAAAAAAACATGTACAGGAtcttaaaagagaaacaaaagacatAATAGACCTGAATACATCTTAAGTATGGAAAGACAAATCTTTTCACAATGCCAATTCTTCCTAAGGTAATGTGTGGTTAATAAAATCCCAACCAAATTCCACTATCTCTTCTTAGGGCTTGATAAGCATATTCTAAAATTCAAGCAAATGAGTAAAAGGGCAAGAATAGCCACGGTAACTTTTTAGAGGTGAAAATATTTGTTCTACCTGACATTAAggcttactacaaagctacattAATGAAAACACTATTACTGAAGGAATATGCAAATAGTAGATAAAAGAAACAGTACATACAGAATCCTGACATGGGCTTAAGCATACATATACATTTGCTCTATGATAGAGGCAGCATTACAAATCAGTGGGAAAGATTAGACTATCCAATGAATTGCATTGGGACAACTGGCTAgccaaattaaaataacaaaaaaaaaaaaaaaccc encodes:
- the LOC105480308 gene encoding zinc finger protein 445 isoform X3, whose translation is MEDTPAAQMPALFQREGCPGDQVTPPRSLTAQLQTMTFKDVEVTFSQDEWGWLDSAQRNLYRDVMLENYRNMAFLVGPFTKPALISWLEAREPWGLNLQAAQPKGNAGVAPTGDDLQIKTNKFILDQEPLEEAETLAVSSGCPATSVSEGIGLRESFQQKSRQKNQCENPIQVTVKKEETNFSHRTGKDSEVSGSNSLDLKHVTYLRVSGRKESLKHGCGKHFRMSSHHYDYKKYGKGLRHMIGGFSLHQRIHTGLKGNKKDVCGKDFSLSSHHQHGQSLHTVGVSFKCSDCGRTFSHSSHLAYHQRLHTQEKAFKCRVCGKAFRWSSNCARHEKIHTGVKPYKCDLCEKAFRRLSAYRLHRETHAKKKFLELNQYRAALTYSSGFDHHLGDQSGEKLFDCSQCRKSFHCKSYVLEHQRIHTQEKPYKCTKCRKTFRWRSNFTRHMRLHEEEKFYKQGECHEGFRQSPECSQPQGAPAVEKTFLCQQCGKTFTRKKTLVDHQRIHTGEKPYQCSDCGKDFAYRSAFIVHKKKHAMKRKPEGGASFSQDRVFQVPQSSHSREEPYKCSQCGKAFRNHSFLLIHQRVHTGEKPYKCRECGKAFRWSSNLYRHQRIHSLQKQYDCHESEKTPSVEPKILTGEKRFWCQECGKTFTRKRTLLDHKGIHSGEKRYKCNLCGKSYDRNYRLVNHQRIHSTERPFKCQWCGKEFIGRHTLSSHQRKHTRAAQAERSPPARSSSQDTKLRLQKLKPSEEMPLEDCKEACNQSSRLTGLQDITIGKKCHKCSICGKTFNKSSQLISHKRFHTRERPFKCTKCGKTFRWSSNLARHMKNHIRD